A window of the Egibacter rhizosphaerae genome harbors these coding sequences:
- a CDS encoding acyl-CoA dehydrogenase family protein, producing the protein MADADRPDDVAGMTLPLDLDGRVDAVRDAVASSAEGARDDGRVDRALLAELGARGMIGRIFPEEFGGRGPAAASAVELCVLREGAARASTAAETAIALQGLGAFSILQAGSRALAQRWIPAVARGEAVASFALTEPQAGSDPAALELAAEPDGDGWRLSGEKAWISNAPDADVYTVFARTSPASDGRGGRGVTAFVVAGDAPGLTGEPLDLIAPHAVGRLAFDAVPVSRDDVLGEVDAGLRVAMATLDRFRPSVGAFAVGMAQAALDAAIAYTQQRETFGKPLAAHQAVAHDLAEMATRTQAARLLVYDAAARLDAGHRATQAAAMAKLHATETAQWVVDRALQFHGAAGLEEGHLLGHLYREVRAPRIYEGASEIQRTIVARELLG; encoded by the coding sequence ATGGCCGACGCCGACCGCCCCGACGACGTGGCCGGGATGACGCTGCCCCTGGATCTCGACGGACGCGTGGATGCGGTGCGCGACGCGGTCGCCTCGTCGGCCGAGGGCGCCCGCGACGACGGGCGGGTCGACCGTGCGCTGCTGGCCGAACTCGGCGCGAGGGGGATGATCGGTCGGATCTTCCCCGAGGAGTTCGGTGGCCGAGGCCCGGCCGCCGCGTCGGCGGTCGAGCTCTGCGTGTTGCGCGAGGGCGCGGCCCGCGCGTCCACGGCCGCCGAGACCGCGATCGCGTTGCAGGGGCTCGGGGCGTTCTCGATCCTGCAGGCGGGCTCCCGGGCGCTCGCGCAGCGGTGGATCCCTGCGGTGGCCCGCGGCGAGGCCGTGGCGTCGTTCGCGCTGACCGAGCCGCAGGCCGGATCCGACCCGGCGGCGCTGGAGCTCGCGGCCGAGCCCGACGGTGACGGCTGGCGGTTGTCGGGCGAGAAGGCCTGGATCTCGAACGCGCCCGACGCGGACGTCTACACCGTCTTCGCGCGCACGAGCCCCGCATCCGACGGCCGGGGCGGCCGTGGGGTGACCGCGTTCGTGGTGGCCGGCGACGCGCCCGGGCTCACCGGGGAGCCGCTCGACCTGATCGCCCCGCACGCGGTCGGACGGCTCGCGTTCGACGCGGTGCCCGTCTCGCGGGACGACGTGCTGGGAGAGGTCGACGCGGGGCTGCGCGTCGCGATGGCCACCCTCGACCGCTTCCGCCCGAGCGTCGGCGCGTTCGCGGTCGGCATGGCGCAGGCCGCGCTCGACGCCGCGATCGCCTACACCCAGCAGCGCGAGACGTTCGGCAAACCGCTGGCCGCGCACCAGGCGGTGGCGCACGACCTCGCGGAGATGGCCACGCGCACCCAGGCCGCCCGGCTGCTCGTCTACGATGCGGCCGCCCGGCTCGACGCGGGTCACCGCGCCACGCAGGCTGCGGCCATGGCGAAGCTGCACGCGACCGAGACCGCCCAGTGGGTCGTCGACCGGGCGCTGCAGTTCCACGGCGCCGCCGGCCTCGAGGAGGGCCACCTGCTCGGGCACCTGTACCGCGAGGTCCGCGCGCCCCGCATCTACGAGGGCGCCAGCGAGATCCAGCGCACCATCGTCGCCCGCGAGCTCCTCGGATGA